In Patagioenas fasciata isolate bPatFas1 chromosome 18, bPatFas1.hap1, whole genome shotgun sequence, a genomic segment contains:
- the RHOT1 gene encoding mitochondrial Rho GTPase 1 isoform X1, translated as MKKDVRILLVGEPRVGKTSLIMSLVSEEFPEEVPPRAEEITIPADVTPERVPTHIVDYSEAEQNDEQLYHEISQANVICIVYAVNNKNSIDKVTSRWIPLINERTDKDSRLPLILVGNKSDLVEYSSMETILPIMNQYTEIETCVECSAKNLKNISELFYYAQKAVLHPTGPLYCPEEKEMKPACIKALTRIFRISDQDNDGTLNDAELNFFQRICFNTPLAPQALEDVKNVVRKNLSDGVADNGLTLKGFLFLHTLFIQRGRHETTWTVLRRFGYDDDLELTPEYLFPPLKIPPDCTTELNHHAYLFLQSIFDKHDLDRDCALSPNELKDLFKVFPYMPWGPDVNNTVCTNERGWITYQGFLSQWTLTTYLDVQRCLEYLGYLGYSILAEQESQASAITVTRDKKIDLQKKQTQRNVFRCNVVGMKGCGKSGVLQALLGRNLIRQRQIRAEHKSYYAINTVYVYGQEKYLLLHDVSDSEFLTDDETICDAVCLVYDVSNPKSFEYCARIFKQHFMDSRIPCLVVAAKSDLHEVRQEYSISPAEFCKKHKMPPPQAFTCNTVDVPSKDIFVKLTTMAMYPHARLRCMCACNRCTFCICQNFLNSDLLQSVKNKLFTAVLNRLRAYLDELGAMLLADQESRIMQQVHAVSSVEDSIFMESSLGPRLLEARHVRQADLKSSTFWLRASFGATVFAVLGFAMYKALLKQR; from the exons CCAGAGTTGGGAAGACGTCACTAATTATGTCTCTTGTCAGTGAAGAATTTCCAGAAGAG GTTCCACCGCGGGCTGAAGAAATCACCATTCCAGCTGATGTCACCCCTGAAAGAGTGCCCACCCACATAGTGGATTATTCAG AAGCAGAGCAGAACGATGAGCAGCTTTACCATGAAATATCACAA GCAAATGTTATTTGTATAGTGTATGCTGTTAACAACAAGAATTCTATTGATAAG GTGACGAGTCGGTGGATTCCTCTCATCAATGAAAGGACAGACAAAGATAGCAG gctgCCTCTTATATTAGTTGGAAACAAGTCTGATCTAGTGGAATATAGCAGTATGGAAACTATCCTTCCCATTATGAATCAATACACAGAGATAGAAACATGTGTAGAG TGTTCAGCCAAAAACTTGAAGAATATATCTGAGCTGTTTTACTATGCCCAGAAAGCTGTTCTACATCCTACAGGTCCTCTCTATTGCCCAGAGGAGAAAGAG ATGAAACCTGCCTGTATTAAAGCCCTCACTCGCATTTTTAGAATTTCTGACCAGGATAATGATGGCACTCTCAACGATGCAGAGCTCAACTTCTTTCAG AGAATTTGCTTTAATACACCGCTGGCACCTCAAGCTTTAGAAGATGTAAAGAATGTAGTCAGGAAAAACCTAAGTGATGGAGTGGCAGATAATGGATTAACATTAAAAG gttttctttttctaCACACACTTTTCATTCAGCGAGGAAGGCATGAAACAACTTGGACTGTTTTACGACGCTTTGGATACGATGATGACTTAGAGCTTACACCAGAGTACTTGTTTCCTCC GCTCAAAATTCCTCCAGACTGCACGACAGAGTTAAATCATCACGCATACTTGTTTCTCCAAAGTATTTTTGATAAACATGATTTG GACAGAGATTGCGCTTTGTCTCCCAATGAACTGAAGGATTTGTTCAAAGTCTTCCCTTACATGCCATGGGGGCCTGATGTCAACAACACTGTGTGTACAAACGAGAGGGGCTGGATCACCTACCAAGGGTTTCTCTCTCAGTGGAC ACTCACCACATACTTAGATGTACAGCGTTGCCTGGAGTACCTGGGTTATTTAGGCTACTCGATACTCGCAGAACAAGAATCTCAAGCATCAGCAATTACAG TAACACGAGATAAAAAGATAGACCTGCAGAAGAAACAGACTCAGAGGAACGTGTTCCGCTGCAATGTTGTTGGGATGAAAGGCTGTGGGAAAAGTGGAGTTCTTCAGGCTCTTCTTGGAAGAAATCTAATA AGGCAGAGGCAAATACGTGCAGAACACAAATCTTACTACGCCATTAATACAGTCTATGTATACGGGCAGGAAAAATACTTGCTG CTGCATGATGTCAGTGACTCTGAGTTTTTAACTGACGATGAGACCATATGCGATGCTGTGTGCCTGGTGTATGATGTCAGTAACCCTAAGTCCTTTGAGTACTGTGCCAGGATTTTTAAG CAGCACTTCATGGATAGCAGGATACCATGCTTAGTGGTAGCTGCAAAGTCTGACTTGCACGAAGTTAGACAGGAATATAGCATTTCTCCTGCTGAATTCTGCAAAAAACACAAAATGCCTCCACCTCAGGCCTTTACTTGTAATACGGTTGATGTGCCAAGTAAGGATATCTTTGTTAAACTGACAACTATGGCAATGTATCC CCATGCCCGGTTACGCTGTATGTGCGCCTGCAACAGGTGTACATTTTGCATCTGTCAGAACTTCCTCAACTCAGACTTGCTGCAATCTGTAAAGAACAAACTCTTCACTGCAGTTCTTAACAG GTTAAGAGCCTACCTAGATGAGTTGGGGGCCATGCTGTTAGCAGACCAGGAGAGCAGGATTATGCAGCAGGTGCACGCCGTCAGCTCTGTAGAAGATTCCATCTTCATGGAGTCATCTCTTGGTCCGCGTTTGCTTGAAGCCAG GCACGTGAGACAAGCCGACCTCAAGAGCTCCACGTTTTGGCTCCGAGCAAGTTTTGGTGCTACTGTCTTTGCAGTTTTGGGTTTTGCTATGTACAAAGCGTTACTGAAGCAGCGATGA
- the RHOT1 gene encoding mitochondrial Rho GTPase 1 isoform X2: MKKDVRILLVGEPRVGKTSLIMSLVSEEFPEEVPPRAEEITIPADVTPERVPTHIVDYSEAEQNDEQLYHEISQANVICIVYAVNNKNSIDKVTSRWIPLINERTDKDSRLPLILVGNKSDLVEYSSMETILPIMNQYTEIETCVECSAKNLKNISELFYYAQKAVLHPTGPLYCPEEKEMKPACIKALTRIFRISDQDNDGTLNDAELNFFQRICFNTPLAPQALEDVKNVVRKNLSDGVADNGLTLKGFLFLHTLFIQRGRHETTWTVLRRFGYDDDLELTPEYLFPPLKIPPDCTTELNHHAYLFLQSIFDKHDLDRDCALSPNELKDLFKVFPYMPWGPDVNNTVCTNERGWITYQGFLSQWTLTTYLDVQRCLEYLGYLGYSILAEQESQASAITVTRDKKIDLQKKQTQRNVFRCNVVGMKGCGKSGVLQALLGRNLIRQRQIRAEHKSYYAINTVYVYGQEKYLLLHDVSDSEFLTDDETICDAVCLVYDVSNPKSFEYCARIFKQHFMDSRIPCLVVAAKSDLHEVRQEYSISPAEFCKKHKMPPPQAFTCNTVDVPSKDIFVKLTTMAMYPHARLRCMCACNRCTFCICQNFLNSDLLQSVKNKLFTAVLNRHVRQADLKSSTFWLRASFGATVFAVLGFAMYKALLKQR, encoded by the exons CCAGAGTTGGGAAGACGTCACTAATTATGTCTCTTGTCAGTGAAGAATTTCCAGAAGAG GTTCCACCGCGGGCTGAAGAAATCACCATTCCAGCTGATGTCACCCCTGAAAGAGTGCCCACCCACATAGTGGATTATTCAG AAGCAGAGCAGAACGATGAGCAGCTTTACCATGAAATATCACAA GCAAATGTTATTTGTATAGTGTATGCTGTTAACAACAAGAATTCTATTGATAAG GTGACGAGTCGGTGGATTCCTCTCATCAATGAAAGGACAGACAAAGATAGCAG gctgCCTCTTATATTAGTTGGAAACAAGTCTGATCTAGTGGAATATAGCAGTATGGAAACTATCCTTCCCATTATGAATCAATACACAGAGATAGAAACATGTGTAGAG TGTTCAGCCAAAAACTTGAAGAATATATCTGAGCTGTTTTACTATGCCCAGAAAGCTGTTCTACATCCTACAGGTCCTCTCTATTGCCCAGAGGAGAAAGAG ATGAAACCTGCCTGTATTAAAGCCCTCACTCGCATTTTTAGAATTTCTGACCAGGATAATGATGGCACTCTCAACGATGCAGAGCTCAACTTCTTTCAG AGAATTTGCTTTAATACACCGCTGGCACCTCAAGCTTTAGAAGATGTAAAGAATGTAGTCAGGAAAAACCTAAGTGATGGAGTGGCAGATAATGGATTAACATTAAAAG gttttctttttctaCACACACTTTTCATTCAGCGAGGAAGGCATGAAACAACTTGGACTGTTTTACGACGCTTTGGATACGATGATGACTTAGAGCTTACACCAGAGTACTTGTTTCCTCC GCTCAAAATTCCTCCAGACTGCACGACAGAGTTAAATCATCACGCATACTTGTTTCTCCAAAGTATTTTTGATAAACATGATTTG GACAGAGATTGCGCTTTGTCTCCCAATGAACTGAAGGATTTGTTCAAAGTCTTCCCTTACATGCCATGGGGGCCTGATGTCAACAACACTGTGTGTACAAACGAGAGGGGCTGGATCACCTACCAAGGGTTTCTCTCTCAGTGGAC ACTCACCACATACTTAGATGTACAGCGTTGCCTGGAGTACCTGGGTTATTTAGGCTACTCGATACTCGCAGAACAAGAATCTCAAGCATCAGCAATTACAG TAACACGAGATAAAAAGATAGACCTGCAGAAGAAACAGACTCAGAGGAACGTGTTCCGCTGCAATGTTGTTGGGATGAAAGGCTGTGGGAAAAGTGGAGTTCTTCAGGCTCTTCTTGGAAGAAATCTAATA AGGCAGAGGCAAATACGTGCAGAACACAAATCTTACTACGCCATTAATACAGTCTATGTATACGGGCAGGAAAAATACTTGCTG CTGCATGATGTCAGTGACTCTGAGTTTTTAACTGACGATGAGACCATATGCGATGCTGTGTGCCTGGTGTATGATGTCAGTAACCCTAAGTCCTTTGAGTACTGTGCCAGGATTTTTAAG CAGCACTTCATGGATAGCAGGATACCATGCTTAGTGGTAGCTGCAAAGTCTGACTTGCACGAAGTTAGACAGGAATATAGCATTTCTCCTGCTGAATTCTGCAAAAAACACAAAATGCCTCCACCTCAGGCCTTTACTTGTAATACGGTTGATGTGCCAAGTAAGGATATCTTTGTTAAACTGACAACTATGGCAATGTATCC CCATGCCCGGTTACGCTGTATGTGCGCCTGCAACAGGTGTACATTTTGCATCTGTCAGAACTTCCTCAACTCAGACTTGCTGCAATCTGTAAAGAACAAACTCTTCACTGCAGTTCTTAACAG GCACGTGAGACAAGCCGACCTCAAGAGCTCCACGTTTTGGCTCCGAGCAAGTTTTGGTGCTACTGTCTTTGCAGTTTTGGGTTTTGCTATGTACAAAGCGTTACTGAAGCAGCGATGA
- the RHOT1 gene encoding mitochondrial Rho GTPase 1 isoform X3 has protein sequence MKKDVRILLVGEPRVGKTSLIMSLVSEEFPEEVPPRAEEITIPADVTPERVPTHIVDYSEAEQNDEQLYHEISQANVICIVYAVNNKNSIDKVTSRWIPLINERTDKDSRLPLILVGNKSDLVEYSSMETILPIMNQYTEIETCVECSAKNLKNISELFYYAQKAVLHPTGPLYCPEEKEMKPACIKALTRIFRISDQDNDGTLNDAELNFFQRICFNTPLAPQALEDVKNVVRKNLSDGVADNGLTLKGFLFLHTLFIQRGRHETTWTVLRRFGYDDDLELTPEYLFPPLKIPPDCTTELNHHAYLFLQSIFDKHDLDRDCALSPNELKDLFKVFPYMPWGPDVNNTVCTNERGWITYQGFLSQWTLTTYLDVQRCLEYLGYLGYSILAEQESQASAITVTRDKKIDLQKKQTQRNVFRCNVVGMKGCGKSGVLQALLGRNLIRQRQIRAEHKSYYAINTVYVYGQEKYLLLHDVSDSEFLTDDETICDAVCLVYDVSNPKSFEYCARIFKQHFMDSRIPCLVVAAKSDLHEVRQEYSISPAEFCKKHKMPPPQAFTCNTVDVPSKDIFVKLTTMAMYPHVRQADLKSSTFWLRASFGATVFAVLGFAMYKALLKQR, from the exons CCAGAGTTGGGAAGACGTCACTAATTATGTCTCTTGTCAGTGAAGAATTTCCAGAAGAG GTTCCACCGCGGGCTGAAGAAATCACCATTCCAGCTGATGTCACCCCTGAAAGAGTGCCCACCCACATAGTGGATTATTCAG AAGCAGAGCAGAACGATGAGCAGCTTTACCATGAAATATCACAA GCAAATGTTATTTGTATAGTGTATGCTGTTAACAACAAGAATTCTATTGATAAG GTGACGAGTCGGTGGATTCCTCTCATCAATGAAAGGACAGACAAAGATAGCAG gctgCCTCTTATATTAGTTGGAAACAAGTCTGATCTAGTGGAATATAGCAGTATGGAAACTATCCTTCCCATTATGAATCAATACACAGAGATAGAAACATGTGTAGAG TGTTCAGCCAAAAACTTGAAGAATATATCTGAGCTGTTTTACTATGCCCAGAAAGCTGTTCTACATCCTACAGGTCCTCTCTATTGCCCAGAGGAGAAAGAG ATGAAACCTGCCTGTATTAAAGCCCTCACTCGCATTTTTAGAATTTCTGACCAGGATAATGATGGCACTCTCAACGATGCAGAGCTCAACTTCTTTCAG AGAATTTGCTTTAATACACCGCTGGCACCTCAAGCTTTAGAAGATGTAAAGAATGTAGTCAGGAAAAACCTAAGTGATGGAGTGGCAGATAATGGATTAACATTAAAAG gttttctttttctaCACACACTTTTCATTCAGCGAGGAAGGCATGAAACAACTTGGACTGTTTTACGACGCTTTGGATACGATGATGACTTAGAGCTTACACCAGAGTACTTGTTTCCTCC GCTCAAAATTCCTCCAGACTGCACGACAGAGTTAAATCATCACGCATACTTGTTTCTCCAAAGTATTTTTGATAAACATGATTTG GACAGAGATTGCGCTTTGTCTCCCAATGAACTGAAGGATTTGTTCAAAGTCTTCCCTTACATGCCATGGGGGCCTGATGTCAACAACACTGTGTGTACAAACGAGAGGGGCTGGATCACCTACCAAGGGTTTCTCTCTCAGTGGAC ACTCACCACATACTTAGATGTACAGCGTTGCCTGGAGTACCTGGGTTATTTAGGCTACTCGATACTCGCAGAACAAGAATCTCAAGCATCAGCAATTACAG TAACACGAGATAAAAAGATAGACCTGCAGAAGAAACAGACTCAGAGGAACGTGTTCCGCTGCAATGTTGTTGGGATGAAAGGCTGTGGGAAAAGTGGAGTTCTTCAGGCTCTTCTTGGAAGAAATCTAATA AGGCAGAGGCAAATACGTGCAGAACACAAATCTTACTACGCCATTAATACAGTCTATGTATACGGGCAGGAAAAATACTTGCTG CTGCATGATGTCAGTGACTCTGAGTTTTTAACTGACGATGAGACCATATGCGATGCTGTGTGCCTGGTGTATGATGTCAGTAACCCTAAGTCCTTTGAGTACTGTGCCAGGATTTTTAAG CAGCACTTCATGGATAGCAGGATACCATGCTTAGTGGTAGCTGCAAAGTCTGACTTGCACGAAGTTAGACAGGAATATAGCATTTCTCCTGCTGAATTCTGCAAAAAACACAAAATGCCTCCACCTCAGGCCTTTACTTGTAATACGGTTGATGTGCCAAGTAAGGATATCTTTGTTAAACTGACAACTATGGCAATGTATCC GCACGTGAGACAAGCCGACCTCAAGAGCTCCACGTTTTGGCTCCGAGCAAGTTTTGGTGCTACTGTCTTTGCAGTTTTGGGTTTTGCTATGTACAAAGCGTTACTGAAGCAGCGATGA